In Halomonas alkalicola, the following proteins share a genomic window:
- the gltB gene encoding glutamate synthase large subunit, producing the protein MNRGLHQPGEFRDNCGFGLIAHMEGRASHQLLRTAIESLTCMTHRGGIAADGKTGDGCGLLLKMPEAFMRQIAQEALGVDLGERFAVGAVFLPDDDARAAKACDTLEGELRARGLVIRGWRDVPVDPSVCGPMALACLPRIRHLFVEPGKNGGVETFEVDLFMGRRLAEQALRSESEFYVCSLSEQVISYKGLVMPVDLPAFYRDLGDERLETAICVFHQRFSTNTAPRWPLAQPFRLLAHNGEINTIEANRGWANSRKENFVCERLPEIAELDEIVNTTGSDSSSMDNMLEVLLTGGMELHRAVRLMVPPAWQNVELMDGDLRAFYEYNSMHMEPWDGPAGVVMTDGRQALCMLDRNGLRPARWVITKNGFITLASEIGTYDYKPEDVVAKGRVGPGQILAVDTETGEVLHTGDIDERLKSAYPYKRWLKQEAHYLESALTELASFHNMDTDALNVAQKMFQVSFEERDQLLRPLAESGQEAVGSMGDDTPMAVLSGKQRLLTDYFRQKFAQVTNPAIDPLREAIVMSLETCIGAELNVFKATPEHAHRIILTTPVLSPRKFTALVEQDDPTFAPHRLRMAYDPEAMGLQAAIRELCRQAEAAVHDGKVVLVLSDADLERGELPIHAALAVGAVHHHLSRLALRPRANIVVETGYARDAHQMAVLFGVGATAVFPWLAYQVMADMQRTGELTGNPADARENYRKGLQKGLYKILSKMGISTLASYRGSQLFEAVGLADEVMELCFTGMASRIQGTGFAELQLQQEWLARDAWTPRKGISQGGLVKYVHGHEYHAYNPDVVKALQEAVQEGDYAKWKKFAALVNERPPATIRDLLKLKPAAEPLPLSEVEAVEDLIPRFDSAGMSLGALSPEAHEALAQAMNEAGGRSNSGEGGEDPARYGTIRSSKIKQIASGRFGVTPAYLVNAEVLQIKVAQGAKPGEGGQLPGGKVNDLIARLRYSVPGVTLISPPPHHDIYSIEDLAQLIFDLKQVNPEAQVSVKLVSEPGIGTIATGVAKAYADLITVSGYDGGTAASPITSIKHAGSPWELGLPEVHQALRINGLRDKIRLQTDGGLKTGLDVVKAAILGAESFGFGTAPMVALGCKYLRICHLNNCATGVATQNDFLRGEHFRGTVDMVKHYFRFIAEEVRELMAMLGVRKLTDLIGRTDLLEVLEGVTASQRRLDLTPLLGNDFVPAEAPQFCQVSRNVPHDPGAKNQEVLAALADAIEAKSGGDFSFTITNCDRSVGALTSGAIAKRYGEAGLEEAPVTARFIGVAGQSFGVWNARGLNLYLEGDANDYVGKGMNGGKVVITPPAGSRFESHKTAIIGNTCLYGATGGKLFAAGTAGERFGVRNSGAHAVIEGAGDHCCEYMTGGLVAVLGETGVNFGAGMTGGFAYVLDEDRTFVDNYNHELVEIHRVNTETMEAYRRHLREVIEEFVDETGSARGRAILDDFSDFIRHFWLVKPKAASLNSLLAQSRRQPE; encoded by the coding sequence GGCCCCATGGCGCTGGCGTGCCTGCCGAGGATCCGCCACCTCTTCGTGGAGCCGGGCAAGAACGGCGGCGTCGAGACCTTCGAGGTCGACCTCTTCATGGGCCGCCGCCTGGCCGAGCAGGCCCTGCGCAGCGAGTCCGAGTTCTACGTCTGCTCGCTCTCCGAGCAGGTGATCTCCTACAAGGGCCTGGTGATGCCGGTGGACCTGCCGGCCTTCTACCGGGACCTCGGCGACGAGCGTCTGGAGACCGCGATCTGCGTCTTCCACCAGCGCTTCTCCACCAACACCGCGCCGCGCTGGCCCCTGGCCCAGCCCTTCCGCCTGCTGGCCCACAACGGCGAGATCAACACCATCGAGGCCAACCGCGGCTGGGCCAACTCCCGCAAGGAGAACTTCGTCTGTGAGCGGCTGCCCGAGATCGCCGAGCTCGACGAGATCGTCAACACCACGGGTTCCGACTCCTCGAGCATGGACAACATGCTGGAAGTGTTGCTGACGGGCGGCATGGAGCTGCACCGCGCGGTACGCCTGATGGTGCCCCCCGCCTGGCAGAACGTGGAGCTGATGGACGGCGACCTGCGCGCCTTCTACGAGTACAACTCCATGCACATGGAGCCCTGGGACGGCCCCGCCGGCGTGGTGATGACCGACGGCCGCCAGGCGCTCTGCATGCTGGACCGCAACGGCCTGCGTCCGGCTCGCTGGGTGATCACCAAGAACGGTTTCATCACCCTGGCCTCCGAGATCGGCACCTACGACTACAAGCCCGAGGATGTGGTGGCCAAGGGGCGCGTGGGCCCCGGCCAGATACTGGCCGTGGATACCGAGACCGGCGAGGTGCTACACACCGGCGACATCGACGAGCGCCTCAAGTCGGCCTACCCCTACAAGCGCTGGCTGAAGCAGGAGGCCCACTACCTGGAGTCGGCGCTGACCGAGCTGGCCAGCTTCCACAACATGGATACCGACGCCCTCAATGTCGCTCAGAAGATGTTCCAGGTGAGCTTCGAGGAGCGCGACCAGCTGCTGCGTCCCCTGGCCGAGAGCGGCCAGGAGGCGGTGGGCTCCATGGGGGACGATACGCCCATGGCGGTGCTCTCCGGCAAGCAGCGCCTGCTGACCGACTACTTCCGCCAGAAGTTTGCCCAGGTCACCAACCCTGCCATCGACCCGCTGCGCGAGGCGATCGTGATGTCGCTGGAGACCTGCATCGGCGCCGAGCTCAACGTCTTCAAGGCGACGCCGGAGCATGCCCACCGCATTATCCTGACCACCCCGGTGCTCTCGCCGCGCAAGTTCACCGCCCTGGTGGAGCAGGATGACCCGACCTTCGCGCCCCATCGGCTGCGCATGGCCTACGACCCCGAGGCAATGGGGCTGCAGGCGGCGATTCGCGAGCTCTGCCGCCAGGCCGAGGCGGCCGTGCACGATGGCAAGGTGGTGCTGGTGCTGTCGGATGCCGACCTCGAGCGGGGCGAGCTGCCGATCCACGCGGCCCTGGCCGTGGGGGCCGTCCACCACCACCTCAGTCGCCTGGCACTGCGCCCGCGGGCCAACATCGTGGTGGAGACCGGCTATGCCCGCGACGCCCACCAGATGGCGGTGCTGTTCGGTGTGGGCGCCACCGCGGTCTTCCCGTGGCTCGCCTACCAGGTGATGGCCGACATGCAGCGCACCGGCGAGCTCACCGGCAACCCGGCCGACGCCCGCGAGAACTACCGCAAGGGCCTGCAGAAGGGGCTCTACAAGATCCTCTCCAAGATGGGCATCTCGACGCTCGCCTCCTACCGCGGCTCCCAGCTGTTCGAGGCGGTGGGCCTGGCCGACGAGGTGATGGAGCTGTGCTTCACCGGCATGGCCTCGCGCATCCAGGGCACCGGCTTCGCCGAGCTGCAGCTGCAGCAGGAGTGGCTGGCCCGCGATGCCTGGACGCCGCGCAAGGGGATCTCCCAGGGTGGCCTGGTCAAGTATGTGCACGGCCATGAGTACCACGCCTACAACCCCGACGTGGTCAAGGCGCTGCAGGAGGCGGTGCAGGAGGGCGACTACGCCAAGTGGAAGAAGTTTGCCGCCCTGGTCAACGAGCGTCCGCCGGCCACCATCCGCGACCTGCTCAAGCTGAAGCCGGCCGCCGAGCCGCTGCCGCTTTCGGAGGTGGAGGCGGTCGAGGACCTGATCCCGCGCTTCGACAGCGCCGGCATGTCGCTGGGCGCGCTGTCGCCGGAGGCTCACGAGGCCCTGGCCCAGGCCATGAACGAGGCGGGCGGGCGCTCCAACTCCGGCGAGGGCGGCGAGGATCCGGCCCGCTACGGCACCATCCGCTCCTCCAAGATCAAGCAGATCGCCTCCGGGCGCTTCGGCGTCACCCCGGCCTACCTGGTCAACGCCGAGGTGCTGCAGATCAAGGTGGCCCAGGGCGCCAAGCCCGGCGAGGGCGGCCAGCTGCCCGGCGGCAAGGTCAACGACCTGATCGCCCGGCTGCGCTACTCCGTGCCCGGCGTGACCCTGATCTCGCCGCCGCCGCACCATGACATCTACTCCATCGAGGATCTGGCCCAGCTGATCTTCGACCTCAAGCAGGTCAACCCGGAGGCCCAGGTCTCGGTGAAGCTGGTCTCCGAGCCCGGCATCGGCACCATCGCCACCGGCGTGGCCAAGGCCTACGCCGACCTGATCACCGTCTCCGGCTACGACGGCGGCACCGCGGCGAGCCCCATCACCTCCATCAAGCACGCCGGTTCCCCCTGGGAGCTGGGCCTGCCCGAGGTGCACCAGGCGCTGCGCATCAACGGCCTGCGCGACAAGATCCGCCTGCAGACCGACGGCGGCCTGAAGACCGGCCTCGACGTGGTCAAGGCGGCGATCCTCGGCGCCGAGAGCTTCGGCTTCGGCACCGCGCCCATGGTGGCGCTGGGCTGCAAGTACCTGCGCATCTGCCACCTGAACAACTGCGCCACCGGCGTGGCCACCCAGAACGACTTCCTGCGCGGCGAGCACTTCCGCGGCACCGTGGACATGGTCAAGCACTACTTCCGCTTCATCGCCGAGGAGGTGCGTGAGCTGATGGCCATGCTGGGCGTGCGAAAGCTCACCGACCTGATCGGCCGCACCGACCTGCTCGAGGTGCTGGAGGGTGTCACCGCCTCCCAGCGCAGGCTCGACCTGACCCCGCTGCTGGGCAACGACTTCGTGCCGGCCGAGGCCCCGCAGTTCTGCCAGGTAAGCCGCAACGTACCCCACGACCCGGGTGCCAAGAACCAGGAGGTGCTGGCGGCGCTGGCGGACGCCATCGAGGCGAAGTCCGGCGGCGACTTCTCCTTCACCATCACCAACTGCGACCGCAGCGTGGGGGCGCTCACCTCCGGGGCCATCGCCAAGCGCTACGGCGAGGCGGGGCTCGAGGAGGCGCCGGTCACCGCGCGCTTCATCGGCGTGGCGGGCCAGAGCTTCGGTGTCTGGAACGCCCGCGGTCTCAACCTCTATCTGGAAGGGGACGCCAACGACTACGTCGGCAAGGGCATGAACGGCGGCAAGGTGGTGATCACCCCGCCGGCGGGCAGCCGCTTCGAGAGCCACAAGACGGCGATCATCGGCAACACCTGCCTGTATGGCGCCACCGGCGGCAAGCTGTTCGCCGCGGGCACCGCCGGCGAGCGCTTCGGGGTGCGCAACTCCGGCGCCCACGCGGTGATCGAGGGCGCCGGCGACCACTGCTGCGAGTACATGACCGGCGGCCTGGTGGCGGTGCTCGGCGAGACCGGCGTCAACTTCGGCGCGGGCATGACCGGCGGCTTCGCCTACGTGCTCGACGAGGACCGTACCTTCGTCGACAATTACAACCACGAGCTGGTGGAGATCCACCGCGTCAACACGGAGACCATGGAAGCCTATCGCCGCCACCTGCGCGAGGTGATCGAGGAGTTCGTCGACGAGACCGGCTCGGCCCGCGGCCGCGCCATCCTCGACGACTTCAGCGACTTCATCCGCCACTTCTGGCTGGTGAAGCCCAAGGCGGCAAGCCTGAACAGCCTGTTGGCCCAATCCCGGCGTCAGCCGGAGTAG